The following proteins come from a genomic window of Alicyclobacillus dauci:
- a CDS encoding GIY-YIG nuclease family protein, with product MIYFIQQAETGYIKIGYTKNIERRLKQLQADSPSELVVLATFDATQSHELRIHKNFGHCRVNGEWYNDCPEIRALMKSEYALLLMGKESDMPEIDMFIDSAIFQLEKRRKIKMGRRVKKDSWWEKTTAQSIRKYLERVFAKGGYEFTEEGSCLLDKAIQRIVNTP from the coding sequence ATGATCTACTTCATTCAACAGGCGGAAACCGGCTATATCAAGATCGGCTACACGAAGAATATTGAACGGAGGTTGAAGCAACTTCAAGCAGACAGTCCATCAGAACTGGTTGTTCTTGCCACATTCGATGCGACCCAAAGCCACGAACTTAGGATTCACAAAAACTTTGGACATTGCAGGGTAAATGGTGAGTGGTATAATGACTGCCCAGAGATACGTGCCTTGATGAAGTCTGAGTATGCGCTGTTATTGATGGGAAAGGAATCGGATATGCCTGAGATTGATATGTTTATCGACAGTGCCATTTTCCAGTTGGAAAAGCGCAGGAAAATTAAAATGGGCCGTAGAGTGAAGAAGGACAGCTGGTGGGAAAAGACTACGGCACAATCAATAAGGAAATACCTCGAGCGTGTATTTGCTAAGGGCGGATATGAATTCACGGAAGAAGGTTCTTGTCTTCTGGATAAGGCGATTCAACGTATCGTTAACACCCCCTAG
- a CDS encoding helix-turn-helix domain-containing protein, whose product MLRRNRNHEEVLNYLATHSVHGAIKKPISGIARDLGMSQPTVQRALKSLEARGLIRMIKADKAYEPNTIVYQGNDLCIEEEMTYGTDAIEMLRAATVKLEEYVRFMDRKVALLRQQLEVFDDWKSRITSTMPIPGTGDQMVIVKSSTPVMAIDDGKQVMQFQD is encoded by the coding sequence TTGTTACGCCGAAATCGAAACCACGAGGAAGTATTGAACTATCTTGCCACCCACTCTGTTCATGGTGCAATCAAGAAACCCATTTCTGGGATCGCCCGTGACCTGGGCATGTCGCAGCCGACCGTTCAGCGCGCACTAAAGTCTCTTGAGGCTAGGGGGCTCATTCGTATGATCAAGGCTGACAAAGCCTATGAGCCAAACACTATTGTGTATCAAGGCAACGACCTGTGCATTGAGGAGGAAATGACTTACGGTACAGATGCCATTGAAATGCTTCGCGCTGCGACGGTAAAGCTGGAGGAATACGTAAGGTTCATGGATCGCAAGGTTGCTCTATTACGTCAGCAACTTGAGGTTTTTGATGATTGGAAATCTCGCATCACCTCGACGATGCCAATTCCCGGTACTGGAGATCAGATGGTGATTGTGAAATCTTCCACCCCAGTCATGGCAATAGATGATGGAAAACAAGTGATGCAGTTTCAAGATTAG
- a CDS encoding ThiF family adenylyltransferase → MTDIGRYSRQVLFQPIGREGQSLLRKARVAVVGMGALGTVLSSQLVRAGVGFIRLIDRDIIEPSNLQRQSLYDELDAEQGRAKAEVAAEKLRAANSDVEIEIAIEDVNSQNGERLLSDVDLVMDGTDNFEVRYLINDIAVKHNIPWSYGGAVSSYGTTAFFRPGQTPCLVCLFGLNQTGGGHDTCDTVGVIAPIVSIIASYQIAEALKYLTGNLHALSNSVTYLDVWKNEFRSVQFGLPKGACPCCHQHRFIALEGRTNGLTVSLCGRKTIQVRPTVGLGVSLMQMAQQLAKFGEVRHNPNLLRCDFGDTQLTLFADGRALFHGVEDEKTARNLYARYIGI, encoded by the coding sequence ATGACGGACATCGGACGATACTCCAGACAGGTTTTATTTCAGCCGATTGGGAGAGAAGGACAATCACTTCTTCGAAAAGCACGCGTCGCGGTTGTTGGGATGGGCGCACTTGGAACCGTTTTATCGAGTCAGCTTGTACGTGCGGGCGTTGGTTTCATCAGATTGATTGATAGAGATATCATTGAACCGTCAAATTTGCAACGACAGTCACTCTATGATGAGTTGGATGCAGAACAGGGAAGAGCCAAAGCAGAGGTTGCGGCAGAGAAACTACGGGCGGCCAACAGTGATGTAGAGATAGAAATTGCCATCGAGGATGTAAATTCACAGAACGGAGAGCGCCTTTTATCGGATGTCGATCTCGTTATGGATGGAACTGACAATTTTGAAGTTAGATATCTAATTAATGACATCGCTGTAAAGCACAACATTCCGTGGTCTTATGGGGGAGCAGTTAGTTCGTATGGAACAACTGCTTTCTTTCGGCCCGGGCAAACACCGTGCTTAGTGTGCCTTTTTGGACTAAATCAGACTGGTGGGGGACACGACACCTGTGATACGGTCGGTGTCATAGCGCCGATTGTGTCGATAATTGCATCGTATCAGATCGCAGAGGCCTTAAAGTATTTAACGGGCAATCTGCATGCACTTAGCAACTCCGTTACATATCTCGATGTATGGAAAAATGAGTTTCGTAGCGTACAGTTTGGGCTTCCGAAGGGAGCATGCCCATGCTGTCACCAACATCGGTTCATAGCACTCGAGGGGCGGACAAATGGCTTAACTGTATCACTTTGCGGGCGTAAGACGATACAGGTTCGGCCAACGGTAGGTCTTGGCGTTTCGCTGATGCAGATGGCCCAGCAGCTCGCCAAATTCGGAGAGGTTCGACATAACCCGAACCTACTTCGCTGTGATTTTGGAGATACACAACTCACACTGTTTGCTGATGGGCGTGCTCTCTTTCACGGGGTGGAAGATGAGAAGACGGCGCGTAATCTGTATGCAAGATACATTGGAATATAA
- a CDS encoding reverse transcriptase domain-containing protein — protein sequence MIVRHEPRFIEQIATKDNLLKAWGHVRNGRKRGSPDLRAMKEIEDRKNGSGEFVTSIRDQLLDGTYTPEPVRRQQIEKAPGEYRNLGIPTIRDRVAQYAVAHVIEPSLEKTFSNDSFGFRPHRTAHDALAVLEQEIQAGNGYIVEVDLTLYFDTIPHNRLLELLYTELRDESIVELISRWLSAGVMVEGELEPSLCGAPQADHCLRCYRTCISTNWINIG from the coding sequence TTGATTGTACGACACGAACCAAGATTTATCGAGCAAATTGCTACCAAGGACAATCTGTTGAAAGCATGGGGACATGTGCGAAACGGGCGGAAAAGAGGAAGCCCGGATTTGCGAGCCATGAAGGAGATCGAAGATCGCAAGAATGGATCGGGCGAATTCGTTACCTCAATCCGAGATCAACTCCTCGATGGTACCTACACGCCTGAACCAGTCCGGCGACAGCAAATCGAGAAGGCGCCGGGCGAGTATAGGAATCTTGGAATACCAACCATTCGGGATCGCGTGGCACAGTACGCAGTTGCCCATGTCATCGAGCCAAGCCTCGAGAAGACGTTCAGCAACGATTCGTTCGGTTTCCGACCGCACCGAACCGCGCACGATGCGTTAGCAGTTCTGGAGCAGGAGATTCAGGCCGGGAATGGCTACATCGTAGAGGTTGACCTAACGTTATACTTCGACACGATACCACATAACCGCCTATTGGAGCTTCTGTATACCGAACTCAGAGATGAATCCATTGTCGAGCTGATTAGCCGCTGGTTGAGCGCTGGAGTCATGGTGGAAGGGGAACTAGAGCCTTCGCTATGTGGAGCGCCTCAGGCGGACCATTGTCTCCGCTGTTATCGAACGTGTATCTCAACCAATTGGATCAATATTGGCTGA
- the thiO gene encoding glycine oxidase ThiO, with amino-acid sequence MDELFDVIVIGGGAIGMTSAWRIAQTGRRVLLLERGQLGGEASSAAAGMLGAQLEVSEPGPFYQLCLESRSLYENFVNELYEITGIDAQLMHNGIFQLAYSETEAQALHERMKWQTAGGANAEWIDSQSVAEQEPVLSGCLGALLLPDDSNVNARLLTRSLGVAVHRTCTVHEGIHVTDIQPLSGGGYTVMTATNSYIGESVVVAAGAWAERLLQPFSTPCTIRPVKGQLLTIRPRHGQRLRRTVFNDHVYLVPKRDGTIVVGATEERDSGFNRDVTIDSLMSLLFAAQRIAPGLHDAVFEQSWTGLRPGSPNGQPWIGEIPEYPGLHVAVGHFRNGILLSPVTGNMVTQSVKGEPWPERWQPFHVILQSEVC; translated from the coding sequence ATGGATGAACTATTTGACGTGATCGTGATAGGTGGCGGAGCTATTGGCATGACAAGTGCTTGGCGGATCGCTCAAACCGGACGACGTGTGTTGTTGCTTGAACGTGGCCAGTTAGGCGGCGAAGCGTCCAGTGCGGCAGCTGGCATGTTAGGTGCACAGTTAGAAGTCTCTGAGCCGGGGCCGTTCTACCAGCTCTGCTTGGAAAGCCGTTCATTGTATGAAAACTTTGTCAACGAACTATACGAGATAACCGGCATCGACGCTCAATTGATGCATAATGGAATCTTTCAACTCGCGTATTCAGAGACTGAGGCTCAAGCGCTTCATGAACGAATGAAGTGGCAGACTGCAGGCGGCGCAAACGCTGAGTGGATAGATAGTCAATCTGTCGCAGAACAGGAGCCTGTCTTATCAGGGTGCCTAGGCGCACTCTTGCTGCCAGATGACAGCAACGTCAATGCCCGCTTACTAACGCGATCCCTCGGCGTCGCTGTACACCGAACCTGTACTGTGCATGAAGGAATCCACGTAACCGACATCCAGCCTCTATCTGGCGGCGGTTATACGGTCATGACCGCTACGAACAGCTACATCGGTGAATCGGTCGTTGTCGCAGCCGGAGCGTGGGCTGAGCGTTTATTGCAGCCATTTTCCACCCCATGCACGATTCGCCCCGTGAAAGGACAACTTTTAACGATCCGCCCAAGACACGGCCAACGACTCCGGAGGACCGTTTTCAATGATCACGTGTACCTCGTTCCGAAGCGAGACGGAACGATTGTTGTTGGGGCGACGGAAGAACGAGACAGTGGATTTAATCGAGATGTAACGATTGATTCCCTTATGTCCTTGTTATTCGCCGCCCAGCGCATTGCGCCTGGCCTGCATGATGCCGTGTTTGAACAGAGTTGGACGGGACTTCGTCCGGGTTCACCGAACGGACAACCGTGGATTGGCGAAATCCCGGAATATCCCGGTCTCCACGTAGCGGTAGGTCACTTTCGTAATGGTATCCTACTTTCACCTGTTACAGGGAATATGGTTACCCAGTCCGTTAAAGGAGAACCGTGGCCTGAACGTTGGCAACCGTTTCACGTTATTCTTCAAAGCGAGGTGTGCTGA
- a CDS encoding helix-turn-helix transcriptional regulator, whose protein sequence is MPRRLITESEYVRLSRMTLGERVRYIREQMQSMYGKTNYTTTGLGRKIGVTSQAITAIERGETSSPSFKVMVSLSRAFGVPVECFSDEYYQEPSQILFAIGSDDSDPLPKLRATEKTPNEASFRVGICVYQLLGKQNIRIVLRKETEQETTAEFFVQFIARLYLELSLLQSTSGLDTSVDPYAAAKQLFDGLLAYPMAFPIGDAKEFVGLISGFIEKNRTHRSNRSEGE, encoded by the coding sequence ATGCCCAGACGATTGATTACAGAGTCGGAGTATGTGCGACTATCGAGAATGACACTCGGTGAGAGGGTACGTTATATCCGTGAGCAAATGCAAAGCATGTACGGGAAGACCAATTACACAACTACTGGGTTGGGACGGAAGATTGGTGTAACCTCTCAGGCAATCACCGCCATTGAAAGAGGTGAAACCTCAAGCCCATCCTTTAAGGTGATGGTATCTCTTAGTCGTGCTTTCGGCGTTCCTGTCGAATGTTTTTCTGACGAGTACTATCAAGAGCCTTCACAAATCCTGTTTGCAATTGGTTCAGATGATTCGGATCCATTGCCGAAGCTACGGGCTACAGAAAAGACGCCTAATGAGGCCTCATTCCGTGTAGGCATTTGTGTCTATCAACTGCTTGGCAAGCAGAATATACGCATTGTTCTTCGTAAGGAAACCGAGCAAGAGACAACCGCTGAGTTTTTCGTACAATTCATCGCTCGGCTTTACCTAGAACTTTCTCTCCTTCAGTCAACATCCGGGCTTGACACAAGTGTGGATCCATATGCTGCCGCGAAGCAGCTATTTGACGGTCTACTGGCATATCCTATGGCCTTCCCCATAGGAGATGCCAAGGAGTTCGTCGGACTCATTTCGGGGTTCATTGAGAAAAACAGGACCCATCGTAGCAACAGGTCTGAGGGGGAATAA
- a CDS encoding group II intron maturase-specific domain-containing protein, with amino-acid sequence MAKLRTNIRDIIGAEPNADGTAKRIRETLRGWWAYFRISSGGRNGPRVKRMMKAIRIDSSKQIAKLTRPSRRAQQKQKILQALHL; translated from the coding sequence ATGGCAAAGCTCCGAACGAACATTCGAGATATCATCGGTGCAGAACCAAACGCCGACGGAACAGCGAAGAGGATTCGCGAGACGCTCCGTGGCTGGTGGGCCTACTTCAGGATATCCTCTGGAGGCAGGAACGGACCCAGAGTGAAACGAATGATGAAGGCAATTCGGATTGATTCATCAAAGCAGATCGCTAAGCTCACCCGACCAAGTCGACGAGCTCAGCAAAAGCAGAAGATCCTGCAGGCATTACATTTGTAA
- a CDS encoding thiamine phosphate synthase, with amino-acid sequence MKPVLHIISDRNRHRLPLLQALVESAKGGADVIQIRDKKSPACETYSLVRQLQNHLQERNLVSQIFVNDRADIAITTDISGVHLASKSLPIASVVRLRKLADWSGQIGCSVHELDEAILAEEAGADYVTFGHIFASESHPGVPPRGVYALRRVVDALSIPVIAIGGIDHTNVETVLETGCSGIAVIGAVLNTTDPLNAVKKLKGAMEKSEFLPKVAFLQKTRQGDHENGCMRKG; translated from the coding sequence ATGAAACCAGTACTACATATCATTAGCGATCGAAATCGACACCGTCTACCGTTGTTGCAAGCACTCGTAGAGTCTGCGAAAGGCGGCGCGGACGTGATTCAAATCCGTGACAAGAAATCACCTGCATGTGAAACCTATTCACTGGTACGACAACTTCAAAATCATTTGCAAGAGCGAAATCTGGTTTCTCAAATTTTCGTGAATGATAGGGCAGATATTGCGATTACGACGGATATATCTGGCGTTCATTTGGCCTCCAAGTCCCTCCCAATCGCATCTGTTGTAAGGCTACGAAAGCTGGCGGACTGGTCTGGTCAAATTGGTTGTTCCGTACACGAATTGGATGAAGCCATTTTGGCAGAAGAAGCTGGGGCTGACTACGTGACGTTTGGACATATCTTTGCAAGTGAGTCGCATCCAGGTGTACCCCCTCGAGGAGTGTACGCGCTCCGTCGTGTAGTAGACGCACTGTCGATTCCTGTTATTGCCATTGGCGGCATCGACCACACGAATGTTGAAACCGTACTGGAAACAGGATGTAGCGGCATTGCTGTCATTGGAGCTGTATTGAATACTACGGATCCACTCAATGCGGTGAAGAAGTTAAAAGGGGCAATGGAAAAGTCCGAATTCCTTCCGAAGGTCGCATTTCTACAAAAAACGCGCCAGGGAGACCACGAAAATGGTTGTATGCGGAAAGGCTGA
- a CDS encoding thiazole synthase produces MEPLTIAGRTFRSRLMVGTGKYNTFIDMRDALDASGTEIVTVAVRRVNLDEREESLLSYIDLDKYFLLPNTAGCHTAEQAVRTARLARAAGLSNWVKLEVIPDDGTLLPDPVATVEAAQQLVKEGFVVLPYTTDDHTVAKRLLDVGCATIMPFGSAIGTGQGLPNPERLKRIIELVNGRVPVVIDAGIGAPSDVSLAMELGADAVLVNTAIAKANDPVEMAKAMSLGVEAGRLAYLSGRIPRNEVASPSSPQSGLITN; encoded by the coding sequence ATGGAACCACTTACGATAGCGGGCCGAACATTTCGATCCCGCCTCATGGTTGGCACAGGCAAGTACAACACATTCATCGACATGCGCGACGCACTAGATGCGTCTGGCACTGAAATTGTCACGGTGGCGGTTAGACGGGTCAATCTGGATGAACGCGAGGAGTCTTTGTTGTCCTACATCGATCTCGACAAGTACTTTCTGCTCCCTAACACGGCTGGTTGCCATACAGCAGAGCAAGCCGTTCGTACAGCAAGGTTGGCACGCGCAGCAGGATTGTCGAACTGGGTCAAGCTCGAAGTGATACCGGATGACGGGACACTTTTACCAGATCCGGTTGCAACAGTTGAAGCGGCGCAGCAACTCGTCAAAGAGGGCTTTGTTGTGTTGCCTTATACAACCGATGACCATACGGTCGCGAAACGCTTGCTCGACGTCGGCTGTGCTACCATTATGCCGTTCGGATCAGCCATTGGAACCGGCCAAGGACTGCCGAATCCCGAACGCTTAAAGCGGATCATTGAATTAGTGAATGGCCGGGTGCCGGTCGTCATTGACGCCGGGATCGGCGCGCCTTCCGATGTATCGCTCGCCATGGAACTGGGTGCCGATGCAGTCCTAGTGAATACGGCAATTGCAAAAGCCAACGATCCGGTTGAGATGGCAAAAGCAATGTCACTCGGTGTAGAGGCTGGCCGGTTGGCATATCTCTCAGGTCGTATTCCGCGGAACGAGGTTGCTTCACCAAGCAGCCCACAATCAGGTCTAATTACGAATTAA
- the thiC gene encoding phosphomethylpyrimidine synthase ThiC, giving the protein MSNDISYFPNSTKVYVQGSRSDIRVPMREIELSPSTGRFGDKVNDPVRVYDTSGIYTDLDAVTDVRRGLPMIRRNWILEREDVEEYAGRDILPIDDGVKGLTATQHQDVFPGLKRKPFRAKPGKNVTQMHYAKKGIITPEMEFIAIREGMDPEFVRQEVAEGRAIIPSNINHPESEPMIIGRNFHVKINANIGNSAVASSIDDEVDKMRWATLWGADTVMDLSTGKNIHTTREWIIRNSPVPIGTVPIYQALEKVGGEAAALTWEIYRDTLIEQAEQGVDYFTIHAGVLLRYIPLTAKRVTGIVSRGGSILAAWCLAHHQENFLYTHFEEICEIMKTYDVAFSLGDGLRPGSIADANDDAQFAELETLGELTKIAWEHDVQVMIEGPGHVPMHKIKENVDRQMLICNEAPFYTLGPLTTDIAPGYDHITSAIGAAMIGWFGTAMLCYVTPKEHLGLPNKDDVKEGVITYKIAAHAADLAKGHVNAQQRDDALSKARFEFRWRDQFNLSLDPQRAIAFHDETLPAEPAKTAHFCSMCGPKFCSMRITQDIREYAEQKGLNLESAITEGMNEKSKEFRQSGNQIYQA; this is encoded by the coding sequence ATGTCGAATGACATTTCGTATTTTCCAAACAGTACAAAGGTATATGTACAGGGTTCTCGTTCAGACATCCGCGTTCCAATGCGTGAAATCGAGTTGTCACCGTCGACAGGACGGTTCGGGGATAAGGTAAATGACCCCGTCCGTGTGTACGATACTAGTGGCATTTACACTGACTTAGACGCTGTAACGGATGTCCGGCGTGGTTTGCCGATGATTCGAAGGAATTGGATTCTTGAGCGTGAAGACGTTGAAGAATACGCTGGAAGAGATATCTTGCCAATTGATGATGGAGTGAAGGGTCTTACGGCAACTCAACACCAAGATGTATTCCCTGGGTTAAAACGCAAACCATTTCGTGCAAAACCCGGTAAAAATGTCACGCAAATGCACTATGCCAAAAAGGGAATCATTACGCCCGAAATGGAATTCATCGCGATTCGCGAAGGAATGGACCCTGAATTTGTTCGTCAAGAAGTTGCCGAAGGACGTGCAATCATCCCATCGAACATTAACCACCCGGAAAGCGAGCCCATGATTATCGGTCGCAATTTCCATGTGAAAATTAATGCAAACATCGGTAACTCCGCAGTCGCATCATCCATCGATGACGAGGTAGATAAAATGAGATGGGCGACACTTTGGGGTGCTGACACTGTCATGGATTTATCAACTGGGAAGAATATTCACACCACGCGTGAGTGGATTATTCGCAATTCTCCTGTTCCAATTGGGACCGTCCCTATTTATCAAGCCCTTGAGAAGGTTGGCGGAGAAGCAGCCGCGTTAACATGGGAAATCTATCGTGACACCTTAATCGAACAGGCAGAACAGGGTGTGGACTACTTTACCATACACGCAGGCGTACTGCTCCGATATATTCCGCTCACTGCAAAACGAGTCACTGGAATTGTGTCGCGCGGCGGTTCTATTTTGGCCGCCTGGTGTTTAGCACATCATCAGGAAAATTTCCTGTACACACACTTTGAAGAGATTTGTGAAATTATGAAGACATATGATGTGGCTTTTTCCTTGGGTGACGGGCTTCGTCCTGGTTCTATCGCGGATGCAAACGATGATGCGCAATTTGCAGAACTGGAAACACTCGGAGAGCTAACCAAAATCGCTTGGGAACACGATGTTCAAGTGATGATTGAAGGACCTGGACATGTGCCAATGCATAAAATTAAAGAAAACGTGGATCGCCAAATGTTAATATGCAACGAAGCGCCTTTTTATACGCTTGGCCCCCTAACAACGGACATTGCGCCAGGTTACGACCATATTACATCAGCGATAGGGGCAGCCATGATTGGTTGGTTTGGTACGGCCATGTTGTGCTATGTAACACCCAAGGAGCACTTAGGGCTACCCAACAAGGATGATGTAAAAGAAGGCGTCATTACGTACAAAATTGCCGCGCATGCTGCAGACCTAGCAAAGGGGCATGTAAACGCACAGCAACGCGATGACGCGCTATCTAAGGCAAGATTTGAATTTCGTTGGCGCGATCAGTTTAATCTGTCTCTAGACCCACAACGAGCGATTGCATTTCATGATGAAACTCTTCCTGCCGAACCGGCTAAAACAGCTCACTTTTGTTCAATGTGTGGACCCAAATTCTGTAGCATGAGAATCACACAGGATATTCGGGAGTATGCGGAACAAAAGGGACTGAACCTTGAGTCGGCAATTACGGAGGGAATGAACGAAAAATCCAAGGAGTTTCGTCAATCGGGCAACCAGATCTATCAAGCATAA
- the thiS gene encoding sulfur carrier protein ThiS, whose translation MNITVNGKLLDVQHGITVQHLLHELELGDERIAVEYNKRILETQEYPSVLIEEGATVEVVRFVGGG comes from the coding sequence ATGAACATTACGGTTAACGGTAAACTGCTTGACGTGCAACACGGTATTACGGTTCAACATCTTTTACACGAACTCGAGCTCGGCGACGAACGCATCGCAGTGGAATACAACAAACGCATACTCGAAACCCAAGAATACCCCTCTGTCCTTATAGAAGAGGGCGCTACGGTGGAAGTTGTCCGCTTCGTTGGCGGAGGCTGA